One genomic window of Opisthocomus hoazin isolate bOpiHoa1 chromosome 16, bOpiHoa1.hap1, whole genome shotgun sequence includes the following:
- the MRPS16 gene encoding small ribosomal subunit protein bS16m isoform X2, translating to MRLPGSQVPGNGTFPACPGQHSPGAGCQKTAPPLVAPGNQRGRPPAPAHGPQRPPHRGSGLLKGYRGGHVVIRFALGGCTNRPFFRIVAAHSRRARDGKYLEQLGCLDPLPNAHGERLAGLNLERLRHWLGCGAHLSRPAEKLLGLAGFLPLHPMTVTGAERLRRRRRAQEAVAARADGSPGPGPAP from the exons ATGCGTCTGCCCGGCAGCCAAGTCCCTGGAAACGGCACCTTCCCGGCCTGTCCTGGTCAGCACAGCCCGGGAGCTGGGTGCCAGAAGACCGCCCCTCCCCTGGTTGCCCCAGGGAACCAACGCGGCCGACCGCCAGCCCCCGCCCACGGACCGCAGCGCCCACCACACCGCG GTAGCGGACTGCTGAAGGGCTACCGCGGCGGGCACGTCGTGATCCGCTTCGCCCTCGGAGGCTGCACCAACCGGCCCTTCTTCCGCATCGTGGCAGCGCACAGCCGGCGAGCCCGCGACGGAAAGTACCTGGAGCAGCTCGGCTGCCTCGACCCGCTGCCCAACGCCCACGGCGAGAGGCTGGCGGGGCTCAACCTGGAGCGGCTGCGACACTGGCTGGGCTGCGGCGCGCACCTCTCCCGGCCCGCTGAGAAGCTCCTGG GTCTGGCGGGGTTTCTGCCGCTGCACCCCATGACGGTGACCGGCGCCGAgaggctgcggcggcggcggcgagcgcaGGAGGCCGTCGCTGCCCGTGCGGACGGCTCGCCTGGGCCCGGCCCTGCACCCTGA
- the MRPS16 gene encoding small ribosomal subunit protein bS16m isoform X1 — protein sequence MEKDVPKIPFLQASHKSSRLSLRVPLPRRSLPSRSASPRPLVPAPPVPRPALPTSPPLLSPARPGSAQGWRKSLSRQPLLAAPLRRHRSGRETSRYARAPRPPWPSVPGGHDPQPLPARGNGAYAAHPPLLPVAAGAERPLPRRWSARAPSRFRPSVRHRAATQSLSLPAAVMVHVGSGLLKGYRGGHVVIRFALGGCTNRPFFRIVAAHSRRARDGKYLEQLGCLDPLPNAHGERLAGLNLERLRHWLGCGAHLSRPAEKLLGLAGFLPLHPMTVTGAERLRRRRRAQEAVAARADGSPGPGPAP from the exons atggagaaagacgtCCCAAAGATCCCATTTCTACAGGCAAGCCACAAATCCAGCAGGCTGTCACTACGTGTCCCCCTGCCCcgccgctccctcccctcccgctCCGCAAGCCCCCGGCCCCTGGTACCCGCCCCTCCCGTCCCCCGCCCTGCGCTCCCGAccagccctcccctcctctcGCCAGCACGCCCGGGTTCAGCCCAGGGATGGAGGAAGAGCCTTTCGAGACAGCCCTTACTGGCCGCTCCCCTCCGTAGGCACCGCAGCGGGCGGGAGACCTCGCGGTATGCGCGGGCTCCCCGGCCCCCCTGGCCCTCAGTGCCGGGCGGCCACGACCCTCAGCCGCTACCGGCGAGAGGAAACGGGGCTTACGCCGCGCACCCACCTCTGCTCCCGGTGGCAgcgggagcggagcggccccTCCCCCGGCGCTGGTCCGCCCGCGCCCCGTCGCGCTTCCGGCCCTCCGTACGTCATCGCGCGGCGACGCAGAGCCTCTCGCTCCCGGCCGCCGTCATGGTGCACGTCG GTAGCGGACTGCTGAAGGGCTACCGCGGCGGGCACGTCGTGATCCGCTTCGCCCTCGGAGGCTGCACCAACCGGCCCTTCTTCCGCATCGTGGCAGCGCACAGCCGGCGAGCCCGCGACGGAAAGTACCTGGAGCAGCTCGGCTGCCTCGACCCGCTGCCCAACGCCCACGGCGAGAGGCTGGCGGGGCTCAACCTGGAGCGGCTGCGACACTGGCTGGGCTGCGGCGCGCACCTCTCCCGGCCCGCTGAGAAGCTCCTGG GTCTGGCGGGGTTTCTGCCGCTGCACCCCATGACGGTGACCGGCGCCGAgaggctgcggcggcggcggcgagcgcaGGAGGCCGTCGCTGCCCGTGCGGACGGCTCGCCTGGGCCCGGCCCTGCACCCTGA